The Haladaptatus cibarius D43 genome window below encodes:
- a CDS encoding mRNA surveillance protein pelota, protein MQIHDRTSLDGNREQITLVPESLDDLWHLTYLLEPGDSVTGDTTRRIQRADDQMRDTGGEREHMHITLDVEDVEFHRFANRVRVGGIITDCSREDQLGLHHTVNVEEREKISIAKVWKRDQLDRLDDAVEATENPDVVIATVEEGQAHIHTVAQYGADEYTSFSGTTGKGEYAGGRTELFDQLGSALSHLDVDAIILAGPGFTKQDAYDHIAENYSDLTDLITQVDVSAVGDRGVHEVLKRGAVAEVQEETRIGEEAELIDELMRRMAEGAKAAYGIEEVAKAADFGAVERLLVLDERLRKERGALGEDEAGGEWAIDVNEVITDVERKGGDVTVFSHEFAPGEQLSNLGGIAALLRYRLE, encoded by the coding sequence ATGCAGATACACGACCGAACGTCCCTCGACGGGAATCGCGAGCAAATTACGCTCGTTCCCGAGAGTTTGGACGACCTCTGGCATCTCACCTATCTCCTCGAACCGGGCGACAGCGTCACGGGCGACACGACCCGGCGTATCCAGCGCGCGGACGACCAGATGCGAGATACGGGCGGCGAGCGAGAACACATGCACATCACGCTCGACGTGGAGGACGTGGAGTTCCACCGATTCGCCAACCGCGTCCGCGTCGGCGGCATCATCACGGACTGTTCGAGAGAAGACCAGTTGGGGTTGCATCACACGGTAAACGTCGAAGAACGTGAGAAGATTTCCATTGCGAAGGTGTGGAAACGCGACCAGTTGGACAGACTGGACGACGCCGTCGAGGCGACCGAAAATCCGGACGTCGTCATCGCCACCGTCGAGGAAGGCCAAGCCCACATTCACACCGTCGCGCAGTACGGTGCCGACGAGTACACCTCGTTCAGCGGAACGACCGGCAAAGGCGAGTACGCGGGTGGCCGAACCGAACTGTTCGACCAGTTGGGGTCGGCGTTGTCCCATCTCGACGTGGACGCCATCATCCTCGCCGGGCCGGGGTTCACGAAACAGGACGCCTACGACCATATCGCGGAGAACTATTCCGATTTGACCGACCTCATCACGCAAGTAGACGTGAGTGCGGTCGGCGACAGAGGTGTTCACGAAGTGTTGAAACGCGGTGCCGTCGCCGAGGTGCAAGAGGAGACGCGAATCGGCGAAGAAGCGGAACTCATCGACGAACTGATGCGGCGAATGGCGGAGGGTGCGAAAGCCGCCTACGGTATCGAGGAGGTGGCGAAAGCCGCCGACTTCGGTGCGGTCGAGCGGCTGCTCGTGCTAGACGAACGCCTCCGAAAGGAGCGCGGCGCGCTCGGCGAGGACGAAGCGGGCGGCGAGTGGGCAATCGACGTGAACGAGGTCATCACCGACGTAGAGAGGAAAGGCGGGGACGTGACTGTCTTTTCCCACGAGTTCGCGCCGGGCGAGCAGTTGTCGAACCTCGGCGGAATCGCGGCCCTGCTTCGCTATCGATTGGAGTAA
- a CDS encoding DUF4013 domain-containing protein, translating into MLEDALSYPTKGDNGLARLLIGGALMLFSLFIIPGLIAMGYVIETLAAVSRGEEELPAFEDWGNLLMLGLKSFVVNLAYTIVPTLIIIVSIVVGLSGAGSTDTSGLGAGLGIVSLVGVLVGFLLSLPIAYIIPAAYTNLGRTGKMGSAFDFGTLKPVVTTKKYFFGALFSFFILMAVGVVFSIVSIFTFGLGYVFYPFAMFWVYLAGSYMFGLAFKETTQSQQNQPPETNASFTN; encoded by the coding sequence ATGTTAGAAGACGCATTATCGTATCCGACGAAGGGGGACAACGGCCTCGCACGACTACTCATCGGTGGTGCCCTGATGCTGTTCTCTCTTTTCATCATTCCCGGACTTATTGCGATGGGCTACGTCATCGAGACACTGGCCGCCGTTTCGCGTGGCGAAGAAGAGCTTCCGGCGTTCGAGGATTGGGGTAACCTGCTCATGTTGGGTCTGAAATCGTTCGTCGTCAACCTCGCCTACACGATTGTCCCGACTCTTATCATCATCGTGTCGATCGTCGTCGGACTTAGCGGCGCAGGCAGCACGGACACGAGCGGATTAGGTGCCGGTTTGGGTATCGTCTCCCTCGTCGGCGTGCTGGTTGGATTCCTTCTCTCGTTGCCAATTGCGTACATCATTCCGGCGGCGTACACGAACCTCGGGCGAACCGGGAAGATGGGTTCGGCATTCGACTTCGGGACGCTCAAACCAGTCGTGACCACCAAGAAATACTTCTTCGGTGCGCTGTTTTCGTTCTTCATCCTCATGGCGGTCGGCGTCGTGTTTTCCATCGTCTCCATCTTCACCTTCGGCCTCGGCTACGTGTTCTACCCGTTCGCCATGTTCTGGGTTTATCTCGCCGGAAGCTACATGTTCGGCCTCGCATTCAAAGAGACGACACAAAGCCAGCAAAACCAGCCACCGGAAACGAACGCATCGTTCACAAACTAA